A window of the Candidatus Saccharibacteria bacterium oral taxon 488 genome harbors these coding sequences:
- the gyrB gene encoding DNA topoisomerase (ATP-hydrolyzing) subunit B yields MAKQTDKQAYDGSQIQVLEGLEPVRKRPGMYIGSTGYDGIHHLIKEIADNSIDEAIAGHATRVEVVLLEDGGVQVTDDGRGIPVDKHPKTGLSTLETVLTVLHAGGKFGGGGYKVSSGLHGVGSSVVNALSTKMIAEVVRDGQLYRVVFATGGIAEPLKKVGKTDRSTGTRIIFYPDPTIFKETVEFDYKWVVSYLRHQAYLTKGVHTSVIDNRTGERQSFYFEGGIQSYVKHLNIGKDILSNDVFYVERQVEDCMVEIAVQYNDTYIETVKPFANNVLTPDGGTHLIGFRSALTRVINDYARKNGLLKEKEDNLTGDDIREGLTAIILVKLPDPQFEGQTKNKLGNPEMRRYVEQVMNEYFSYYLEENPSVAKKIVGKATLAARARKAARAARDNVIRKGALDGMGLPGKLWDCSSKSPSDSEIYIVEGNSAAGSAKEGRDSKTQAILPLRGKVLNTERARLDKMFANKEIVAMIQAFGVGIGDQFDINGLRYHKIIIMTDADVDGSHIATLLLTFLFRYMKEVVEGGYVYLAKPPLYSINRGQKKIYAYDEAEKDKVLADLIADKKNRGTVIDDEQDVTKQAGVTISRFKGLGEMDADQLWETTMNPENRVLIQVSVEDAEEADAIFTRLMGDDVSLRKNFIQSWAKNANLEDLDI; encoded by the coding sequence ATGGCTAAACAAACAGATAAGCAAGCCTACGATGGCTCGCAAATCCAGGTTTTGGAGGGTCTCGAACCGGTGCGTAAGCGGCCGGGAATGTACATTGGTAGCACGGGGTATGATGGTATTCACCATTTGATTAAGGAGATCGCTGATAACTCAATTGACGAGGCAATCGCGGGCCATGCGACGAGAGTAGAGGTGGTGCTGTTAGAAGACGGTGGTGTGCAGGTGACTGATGATGGGCGCGGTATTCCGGTTGATAAACATCCAAAAACTGGTTTGTCTACTCTAGAAACCGTGCTGACAGTGCTGCATGCTGGTGGTAAGTTTGGCGGCGGCGGCTACAAAGTGTCATCTGGACTCCACGGCGTAGGCTCAAGCGTGGTAAACGCGCTTTCAACCAAAATGATCGCTGAAGTAGTGCGTGATGGTCAGCTGTACCGCGTGGTGTTTGCAACTGGTGGTATCGCTGAACCACTGAAGAAGGTTGGTAAAACTGATCGGTCAACCGGAACGCGCATAATATTCTACCCAGATCCAACGATTTTTAAGGAGACGGTGGAGTTTGACTATAAGTGGGTGGTTAGTTATCTGCGCCACCAGGCATACCTCACCAAAGGCGTGCACACCTCGGTTATCGACAATCGAACAGGTGAGCGACAGTCATTTTACTTTGAGGGCGGTATTCAGAGCTACGTGAAGCACCTCAACATTGGTAAAGATATTTTATCAAACGATGTCTTTTATGTTGAGAGACAGGTTGAAGATTGCATGGTAGAGATTGCCGTACAGTATAATGATACTTACATTGAGACAGTAAAGCCGTTCGCCAACAACGTGTTAACACCAGATGGTGGTACGCACTTGATCGGTTTTCGCTCAGCCTTAACGAGGGTTATCAACGACTACGCGCGTAAGAATGGCCTGCTGAAAGAAAAGGAAGATAACCTGACCGGTGACGACATTCGCGAGGGCTTGACGGCGATTATCTTGGTTAAATTGCCCGATCCACAGTTTGAGGGTCAGACCAAGAATAAACTTGGTAATCCAGAGATGCGCCGCTATGTTGAGCAGGTGATGAATGAATACTTCTCATATTACCTGGAGGAGAATCCTAGCGTTGCCAAGAAGATCGTCGGTAAGGCGACTTTGGCGGCGCGAGCACGCAAGGCAGCGCGAGCAGCTCGCGACAATGTGATCCGTAAGGGTGCGCTTGATGGTATGGGACTGCCAGGTAAGTTGTGGGACTGTTCAAGTAAGAGCCCGAGTGATAGCGAAATTTATATTGTTGAGGGTAACTCGGCAGCGGGTTCGGCCAAAGAGGGCCGCGACAGTAAAACCCAGGCAATTTTGCCGCTTCGTGGTAAGGTGCTGAACACTGAGCGGGCGCGACTTGACAAAATGTTTGCCAATAAAGAAATTGTAGCGATGATTCAGGCATTTGGTGTTGGTATCGGTGATCAGTTTGATATCAATGGTTTGCGTTACCACAAAATTATCATCATGACCGATGCTGATGTTGACGGCAGTCACATTGCAACGTTGCTTCTGACCTTTTTGTTCCGCTATATGAAAGAGGTGGTTGAGGGTGGCTATGTATATCTTGCTAAACCGCCGCTATACTCCATCAACCGCGGGCAGAAGAAAATCTACGCATATGACGAGGCGGAGAAAGACAAAGTTTTGGCAGATTTGATTGCTGATAAGAAGAATCGTGGCACGGTGATTGACGATGAGCAGGATGTCACCAAACAGGCTGGCGTGACGATCTCACGGTTTAAGGGGCTTGGTGAGATGGATGCCGACCAGCTGTGGGAGACAACGATGAATCCAGAAAATCGTGTATTGATTCAGGTCAGCGTGGAAGATGCCGAGGAGGCAGACGCAATCTTTACGCGGTTGATGGGCGATGACGTGAGTTTGCGCAAAAACTTTATTCAAAGCTGGGCAAAAAATGCTAACTTGGAGGATTTGGATATTTAA
- the gyrA gene encoding DNA gyrase subunit A, translated as MSDQDKQIQSTSDHESIEATPDMIAEASAGLERRRLEHVMQDNFFRYSMSVIVDRALPDVRDGLKPVHRRILYSMNQNGNRSTAKFVKSARIIGDVMGKYHPHGDSAIYDSMVRLAQDWAMRYTLVQGQGNFGSMDGDPPAAHRYTEARLDKPAEELLTDIEKETVDFKDNFDGSEREPIVLPAKLPNLLLNGQIGIAVGMATSIPTHNLGELVDATVELINNPEATVDDLLKHVKGPDFPTGAIVYGGAPMRQAYATGRGSVMMRAVAEIQETKKGRHQIVVTEIPYGVNKATLIEKIGELHKEKRVQLADLRDESSRGKVRIVIELKKDAYPKKVLNQLYKLTALQTSFNYNMLALVNTMQPRILGLHDILSEFVKHRQSVVRRRTEFELKKAKARAHILEGYKIALDHIDEVIKTIRASKTQDEAEKNLRAKFGLSEIQAKAILAMQLRRLTGLEREAVENELRELLKLIARLEAILADEQEILNIIKTELLEMKEKYGDERRSKIINHELGKFSDEELIPDEEAVILLTGENYIKRTLLSDYRKQNRGGKGKRGMTTKEEDIIDQVVPANTHDYLLFFTNRGRIFRLKAYEVPAASLSAKGVAAVNLLQLQPEEKITAIIKHEKNAGDQGYLFMATKHGTVKKTPLGDYANIRTNGLIAIKLDDGDELRWIKKTDGKSDVIISTSAGQAIRFNEQDARPMGRAARGVRGVRLRPNDCVVGMDIVTSDEQTLLVISEKGFGKRTKVTNFPSHKRGGVGIKAAIVTAKTGPIISVQTIDPTMNEALLVSQNGQTIRLGLSDIKLLGRTTQGVTIMRLSDGDAVSSIGLMEKRPEEE; from the coding sequence ATGAGTGATCAGGACAAACAGATACAATCAACCAGTGACCACGAGTCAATTGAGGCAACACCAGACATGATAGCCGAGGCATCAGCAGGCTTAGAGCGACGTCGACTCGAACATGTGATGCAAGATAATTTCTTCCGCTATTCGATGAGTGTCATTGTTGACCGGGCATTACCGGATGTGCGCGATGGTCTAAAGCCGGTGCATCGCCGTATTTTGTATTCAATGAACCAAAACGGCAATCGTAGTACTGCAAAATTCGTTAAATCAGCGCGTATCATTGGTGATGTGATGGGTAAATATCACCCGCATGGTGACTCAGCTATCTATGATTCGATGGTGCGTCTGGCGCAAGATTGGGCGATGCGCTATACCTTGGTGCAGGGCCAGGGAAATTTTGGCTCAATGGACGGAGATCCACCAGCCGCTCACCGTTATACTGAGGCGCGACTCGACAAGCCAGCTGAAGAACTACTAACTGACATCGAGAAAGAAACGGTTGATTTCAAGGATAACTTTGACGGCTCAGAGCGTGAGCCAATCGTGCTGCCGGCAAAATTACCAAACTTGCTATTGAACGGTCAGATTGGTATCGCTGTTGGTATGGCGACGAGTATCCCGACGCACAACTTGGGCGAGTTGGTGGATGCGACGGTTGAGCTGATCAATAATCCTGAGGCGACAGTTGATGATTTACTGAAGCACGTTAAGGGCCCGGACTTTCCGACGGGGGCGATTGTCTATGGAGGCGCGCCGATGCGTCAGGCATATGCGACTGGTCGCGGTAGTGTAATGATGCGGGCAGTGGCGGAGATTCAGGAGACCAAGAAGGGGCGGCATCAGATCGTCGTCACAGAGATCCCGTATGGTGTAAATAAAGCAACACTAATTGAAAAGATTGGTGAATTGCATAAAGAAAAGCGAGTACAACTGGCTGACCTGCGCGATGAAAGTTCTCGAGGTAAGGTCCGCATTGTCATTGAGCTGAAAAAAGATGCGTATCCAAAGAAAGTATTGAATCAGCTGTACAAACTAACAGCGCTCCAGACGAGTTTTAATTACAACATGTTGGCATTGGTCAACACTATGCAGCCACGGATCTTAGGCTTGCACGATATTCTGAGCGAATTTGTGAAACACCGCCAGTCTGTGGTGCGCCGCCGTACTGAGTTTGAGCTGAAAAAGGCCAAGGCGAGGGCGCATATTCTGGAAGGCTATAAGATTGCGCTGGATCACATTGACGAGGTGATCAAGACGATTCGTGCCTCAAAAACCCAGGATGAAGCGGAAAAGAATCTGCGCGCTAAGTTTGGACTCAGCGAGATCCAGGCCAAGGCTATTTTGGCAATGCAGCTGCGACGCCTGACTGGACTTGAGCGTGAAGCGGTCGAGAATGAACTTCGCGAACTTCTGAAGCTGATCGCAAGGTTAGAGGCTATCTTGGCCGACGAGCAAGAGATTTTGAATATTATCAAGACTGAGCTTCTAGAGATGAAGGAAAAGTACGGCGACGAGCGGCGTAGTAAAATTATCAACCATGAACTGGGTAAGTTCTCTGATGAGGAGCTAATTCCAGATGAGGAAGCGGTCATTTTGCTAACTGGCGAGAATTACATCAAGCGGACCCTGCTCAGTGACTATCGCAAGCAAAACCGTGGCGGCAAGGGCAAGCGCGGCATGACCACCAAAGAGGAGGACATCATTGACCAGGTGGTGCCAGCAAACACCCATGACTATTTGTTGTTCTTTACGAATCGAGGTCGGATTTTCCGTCTGAAGGCGTATGAAGTGCCAGCTGCCAGTCTCAGTGCCAAAGGTGTAGCGGCGGTGAACCTGCTCCAGCTGCAGCCAGAAGAGAAGATCACCGCTATCATTAAACACGAGAAGAACGCTGGTGACCAGGGCTACCTATTTATGGCAACTAAGCATGGTACGGTGAAGAAGACTCCGCTTGGCGACTATGCCAATATCCGGACGAACGGGCTTATTGCTATTAAGCTAGACGATGGTGATGAGCTGCGCTGGATCAAGAAAACAGATGGCAAAAGTGATGTAATTATTTCAACATCAGCTGGTCAAGCGATTCGTTTCAACGAGCAGGATGCCCGGCCGATGGGTCGAGCGGCTCGTGGCGTACGCGGGGTGCGTCTACGTCCGAACGATTGCGTTGTTGGCATGGATATCGTTACCAGCGATGAGCAGACACTACTGGTCATTAGCGAAAAGGGCTTTGGTAAGCGCACGAAAGTGACTAACTTCCCAAGTCATAAGCGCGGTGGTGTCGGGATAAAGGCGGCAATCGTGACAGCAAAGACTGGCCCAATTATCTCAGTGCAGACAATTGATCCGACGATGAATGAAGCACTGTTAGTATCGCAAAATGGTCAAACAATTCGCCTGGGCTTGAGTGACATCAAGTTGCTCGGTCGAACAACCCAGGGTGTGACGATTATGCGGTTGAGTGATGGCGATGCGGTGTCATCGATTGGCCTAATGGAGAAACGTCCAGAGGAGGAGTAG
- a CDS encoding divergent PAP2 family protein, giving the protein MQYLLIPGIAWFVAQSSKHLARLFGRNRRVTQSNPRSPVLFSGGMPSAHSATVVSLALTIGHYQGWGSPLFGLAAWFAAIVLYDAVMVRFSSGQQGDLLNRVVRKDYPKLSTIRVAHGHTLPEMLVGAAVGTVVTFVVIFATR; this is encoded by the coding sequence ATGCAATACCTCCTGATACCGGGCATCGCGTGGTTTGTAGCGCAGTCATCAAAGCATCTGGCCCGGCTGTTTGGCCGTAATCGTCGAGTCACGCAGTCGAACCCTCGTTCGCCGGTATTGTTTTCGGGTGGTATGCCGAGTGCTCACAGTGCAACGGTGGTGTCGCTTGCGCTGACCATCGGCCACTACCAGGGGTGGGGAAGTCCGCTGTTTGGCCTGGCTGCGTGGTTCGCGGCGATCGTGTTGTATGATGCGGTGATGGTGCGATTTTCCTCTGGGCAGCAAGGTGACTTGCTCAATAGAGTGGTGCGAAAAGATTATCCAAAGCTGTCAACGATTAGGGTGGCACATGGTCATACACTGCCAGAAATGCTTGTCGGGGCGGCCGTGGGCACGGTTGTAACCTTTGTTGTAATTTTCGCTACAAGATAA